In a genomic window of Hymenobacter chitinivorans DSM 11115:
- the hrpB gene encoding ATP-dependent helicase HrpB, translating to MRLPDLPICAALPELLTTLAATNCAVLQAPPGAGKTTVVPLALLEADWMPPTGRIIVLEPRRLAARAAAARMASILGEPVGQTVGYRVRLESRVSAQTRIEVATEVILTRMLQDDPALEGVAAVLFDEFHERSLQADLGLALALDAQAVLRPDLRLLIMSATLEAERLGSWLKAPVVRSAGLQHPVGTHYLPPARVAAAGSRPTERLADLTPALVREALSKHAEGDVLVFLPGLADQRRTADKLAGAVAPTVDIHVLHGELPAEQQDAALRPAPRGRRKVVLATSIAETSLTIEGVQIVVDGGYARVPQFEPRTGLTTLATVPVSQAAADQRRGRAGRLGPGTCYRLWTEAEHSQRPAHLPPEILTADLSGLALELALWGTQDPATLRWLDAPPAAALAQARDLLVRLGALTKEGQPTPHGRTLAGLGLIPRLGHLVIRGKEVGHGATACALAALLTERDILRLADGTPAPPDLRLRVEALSTGRAPLPGLVPDAGAVRRVREAAAVLRNRAHVRDSVLEADVAGLLAGLAYPDRLAQRETPERVRLITGQRAALPAEHFSPGTTYFGVAHLDGPPHAPRAALAAPIGREELEQYFPDLIENLEEVRWDAPAGRVVARRIRRLGAITLTETALTQPAPEAVAAALLDGLRQSGIARLPWTDEARQTRERLAFAHHLFPAEWPDVSDEALLAALPEWLGPYLDGLRTMAEVNRLPLGEALLNWLPGGWAQQQELHRLAPAHCTVPSGSNITLDYSNPAAPVLAVRLQEVFGLLDTPTVGQGRVPLTMHLLSPARRPVQVTRDLRSFWNTGYFEVRKDLRGRYPKHHWPDNPLEAPATRGTKKRPG from the coding sequence TTGCGCCTGCCCGACCTCCCGATATGCGCCGCTCTGCCCGAGCTGCTGACCACGCTGGCCGCCACCAACTGCGCCGTGCTGCAAGCCCCGCCCGGGGCCGGCAAAACGACCGTGGTACCCCTGGCTTTGCTGGAAGCCGATTGGATGCCGCCCACCGGCCGTATTATCGTGCTGGAGCCGCGCCGCCTGGCCGCCCGCGCCGCCGCGGCCCGCATGGCCAGTATTCTGGGTGAGCCGGTGGGCCAAACCGTGGGCTACCGGGTGCGCCTGGAAAGCCGGGTATCGGCCCAAACGCGCATTGAAGTAGCCACCGAGGTGATTCTGACCCGGATGCTGCAGGACGACCCCGCCCTGGAAGGCGTGGCGGCCGTGCTCTTCGACGAATTTCACGAGCGGAGCCTGCAAGCTGATTTGGGCCTGGCCCTGGCCCTCGACGCCCAAGCCGTGCTCCGCCCCGATTTGCGCCTGCTCATCATGAGTGCCACGCTGGAAGCCGAGCGGCTGGGCAGCTGGCTCAAGGCGCCCGTGGTGCGCAGCGCCGGCCTGCAGCATCCGGTCGGGACGCACTACTTGCCCCCGGCCCGGGTGGCCGCCGCCGGTAGCCGGCCCACTGAGCGGCTAGCCGACCTGACCCCGGCCCTGGTGCGCGAGGCGTTGAGCAAACACGCCGAGGGCGACGTACTGGTGTTTTTGCCCGGCCTGGCCGACCAGCGCCGCACCGCCGACAAGCTCGCCGGGGCCGTGGCGCCCACCGTGGATATTCACGTGCTGCACGGGGAACTGCCGGCCGAGCAGCAGGACGCCGCCCTACGCCCCGCCCCGCGCGGCCGGCGCAAAGTGGTATTGGCCACCAGCATTGCCGAAACCAGCCTCACCATCGAGGGCGTGCAGATTGTGGTAGATGGCGGCTACGCCCGCGTGCCGCAGTTTGAGCCCCGCACCGGCCTGACCACCCTGGCCACTGTGCCCGTGAGTCAGGCCGCGGCCGACCAGCGCCGGGGCCGGGCCGGCCGCCTGGGGCCCGGTACCTGCTACCGCCTCTGGACCGAAGCCGAGCACAGCCAGCGCCCGGCCCACCTGCCGCCCGAAATCCTGACCGCCGACCTCAGCGGCCTGGCGTTGGAGCTGGCCTTGTGGGGCACCCAGGACCCGGCCACCCTGCGCTGGCTCGATGCCCCGCCGGCTGCCGCCCTGGCCCAGGCCCGCGACCTGCTGGTACGGCTCGGAGCGCTTACCAAGGAAGGCCAGCCCACGCCCCACGGCCGCACGCTGGCGGGTCTGGGACTTATTCCGCGCCTGGGACACTTGGTTATTCGGGGCAAGGAAGTGGGCCACGGCGCCACGGCCTGCGCATTGGCGGCCCTGCTCACGGAGCGCGACATCCTGCGCCTGGCCGACGGGACCCCCGCCCCGCCTGACTTGCGCCTGCGGGTGGAAGCCCTCAGTACCGGCCGGGCCCCACTGCCCGGCCTCGTGCCCGATGCCGGGGCCGTGCGCCGGGTGCGCGAAGCCGCCGCCGTGCTCCGCAACCGCGCCCACGTGCGGGACTCGGTCCTGGAAGCCGATGTAGCCGGCTTGCTAGCGGGCCTGGCTTACCCCGACCGGCTGGCCCAGCGCGAAACGCCCGAACGGGTGCGCCTTATTACCGGGCAGCGCGCCGCCCTGCCAGCCGAGCACTTCAGCCCGGGCACCACGTATTTTGGCGTCGCTCACCTGGATGGTCCGCCCCACGCCCCGCGCGCGGCCCTGGCCGCGCCCATCGGGCGGGAAGAGCTGGAGCAATATTTCCCGGACCTCATTGAAAACCTGGAGGAAGTGCGCTGGGATGCCCCGGCCGGGCGCGTAGTAGCCCGGCGCATCCGCCGGCTCGGAGCCATTACCCTGACCGAAACGGCCCTGACCCAGCCCGCGCCTGAAGCCGTGGCGGCTGCCTTGCTCGACGGGCTGCGTCAGAGCGGCATAGCCCGCTTGCCCTGGACGGATGAGGCCCGGCAAACCCGGGAGCGGCTGGCCTTTGCCCACCATCTTTTTCCGGCGGAGTGGCCCGATGTATCGGATGAAGCGCTGCTGGCGGCCTTGCCCGAGTGGCTGGGCCCCTACCTGGACGGACTCCGAACCATGGCCGAAGTCAATCGTCTGCCCCTCGGGGAAGCGCTGCTCAACTGGTTGCCCGGGGGCTGGGCCCAGCAGCAGGAGCTGCACCGCCTCGCACCCGCCCACTGCACCGTTCCCAGCGGCTCGAATATCACGCTCGACTACTCCAACCCCGCCGCCCCCGTGCTGGCTGTGCGCCTGCAGGAAGTGTTTGGCCTCCTCGATACGCCTACCGTGGGACAAGGCCGGGTGCCGCTCACGATGCACTTGTTGTCGCCGGCCCGGCGGCCGGTGCAGGTCACCCGCGACCTGCGCAGCTTCTGGAACACGGGTTACTTCGAGGTGCGCAAAGACCTGCGGGGCCGCTACCCCAAGCACCACTGGCCCGACAACCCACTGGAAGCGCCGGCCACCCGGGGCACTAAGAAACGGCCGGGTTAA
- a CDS encoding rhodanese-like domain-containing protein, translated as MLPEITPEDLHARLQQGEALHLLDVREPMEFDYCQLSGSQLIPLGEIARRWEEVPTDQPVVLICHHGVRSAQALSFLQHRHGLTNLLNLRGGIHAWSVRVDPTVPVY; from the coding sequence ATGCTCCCCGAAATAACTCCCGAAGACCTGCACGCCCGCCTCCAACAGGGTGAGGCCCTGCACCTGCTCGACGTGCGGGAGCCCATGGAATTCGATTATTGCCAGCTTTCGGGCAGCCAGCTGATTCCCCTGGGCGAAATTGCCCGGCGCTGGGAAGAAGTGCCCACCGACCAGCCCGTGGTTCTGATTTGCCACCACGGCGTCCGTTCGGCCCAGGCCCTGTCGTTTTTGCAGCACCGCCACGGCCTGACGAATTTGCTCAACCTGCGCGGCGGCATCCACGCCTGGTCGGTGCGCGTCGACCCCACGGTGCCGGTCTATTGA
- the pnuC gene encoding nicotinamide riboside transporter PnuC codes for MLHSLYEFWTSAAGNSPLEWVAVITGFACVWLAARESLWNFPVAIFSCALFAVVYFRSQLYSDSILQGFFILMSVYGWYEWLYGGTRNTALLVTRTRPREWAVVIVGVTVFTLGFGYYLQHYTDAALPHWDSFTTAASLGAQYLLTRKRLENWLIWLVVDLIYVPILWYKQLYPTSGLYAVYLILAAYGYVEWRRAARAAAASTETPVA; via the coding sequence TTGCTACATTCCCTGTACGAGTTCTGGACTTCCGCCGCGGGCAACTCCCCGCTGGAATGGGTGGCCGTCATTACCGGTTTTGCCTGCGTGTGGCTGGCGGCCCGCGAGTCGCTCTGGAATTTCCCGGTGGCCATTTTCAGCTGCGCCCTGTTTGCGGTGGTGTATTTCCGCAGCCAGCTCTACTCCGACAGTATCCTGCAGGGTTTCTTCATCCTGATGAGCGTGTACGGCTGGTACGAATGGCTCTACGGCGGCACCCGCAACACGGCCCTGCTCGTGACGCGCACCCGGCCCCGGGAGTGGGCGGTGGTTATCGTCGGCGTGACGGTGTTTACCCTGGGCTTCGGCTATTACTTGCAGCACTACACCGATGCGGCCCTGCCGCACTGGGACAGTTTTACCACCGCCGCCAGCCTGGGCGCCCAGTATTTGCTTACCCGCAAGCGGCTCGAAAACTGGCTGATCTGGCTGGTGGTCGACCTGATTTACGTGCCCATCCTCTGGTATAAGCAGCTCTATCCGACCAGCGGGCTGTACGCCGTGTACCTGATTCTGGCCGCCTACGGCTACGTGGAGTGGCGCCGGGCCGCCCGCGCGGCGGCAGCCTCCACCGAAACCCCCGTTGCCTGA
- a CDS encoding AAA family ATPase yields MLRVALTGPESTGKTTLSRQLAEHYQTTWAPEYARSYLETHGPSYTLDDLNVIARGQVAAEEEAAARAHRVVFCDTDLLVIKVWAEHAFGQCPEWVKQRIEQQHYDLVLLLGVDIPWEADPLREHPHHRQYFYSIYQAELSSLMSNYAEISGTPEQRLEQACFFVDALLADTKPAAARTGLV; encoded by the coding sequence ATGCTGCGCGTAGCTCTTACCGGCCCCGAATCGACGGGCAAAACCACGCTCAGCCGCCAGCTGGCCGAACATTACCAGACCACCTGGGCCCCGGAATACGCCCGCAGCTACCTGGAAACCCACGGGCCCAGCTACACCCTCGACGACCTAAACGTCATTGCCCGCGGGCAGGTGGCGGCCGAGGAAGAAGCCGCGGCCCGGGCCCACCGCGTCGTGTTCTGCGACACCGACCTGCTCGTTATCAAGGTCTGGGCCGAACACGCCTTTGGACAGTGCCCGGAGTGGGTCAAGCAGCGCATCGAGCAGCAGCACTACGATTTGGTGCTGCTGCTGGGCGTAGACATTCCCTGGGAGGCCGACCCGCTGCGGGAGCACCCCCACCACCGCCAGTATTTCTACTCCATTTACCAGGCCGAGCTCAGCAGCCTGATGTCCAACTACGCCGAAATCAGCGGCACGCCGGAGCAGCGGCTGGAGCAGGCCTGCTTTTTCGTGGATGCCCTGCTGGCTGATACCAAACCCGCCGCGGCTCGTACTGGGTTAGTGTAA
- a CDS encoding aldose 1-epimerase family protein, with amino-acid sequence MKYTLENDQCRVVVNRHGAELSSLVRKDLPEIADLEYIWPADPAVWGRHAPVLFPIVGRLPNDTYLHQGQEYTLSQHGFARDREFALVEQTEEALTFELQADEASRAAYPFEFVLRIRYQLRGLQLTVKWEVTNPAAAEELLFSIGAHPAFRCPLMPEEKFEDYFFHFDHPVTLERHLLQGGLLTGQTAPVLHEETEMPLTYELFAQDALVFKHFDFTHLTLRSFASDRAVRLRFDGFPFLGLWTKEKGAPFVCVEPWQGIAGAVGGPVELADKEGILTLRPGQTYAAEYSIAVV; translated from the coding sequence ATGAAGTACACGCTCGAAAACGACCAGTGCCGCGTGGTAGTGAACCGCCACGGCGCCGAGCTGAGCAGCTTAGTGCGCAAAGACCTGCCCGAAATAGCCGACCTGGAATATATCTGGCCCGCCGACCCGGCCGTGTGGGGCCGCCACGCCCCGGTGCTGTTTCCCATCGTGGGCCGCCTGCCCAACGACACTTATCTGCACCAGGGCCAGGAATACACATTGTCCCAGCACGGCTTTGCCCGGGACCGGGAGTTTGCCCTGGTCGAGCAAACCGAAGAGGCGCTGACCTTCGAGCTGCAGGCCGACGAAGCCAGCCGGGCCGCGTACCCGTTCGAGTTCGTGCTGCGCATCCGCTACCAGCTGCGCGGCTTGCAGCTCACCGTGAAGTGGGAAGTAACCAACCCCGCCGCCGCCGAGGAGCTACTGTTCAGCATCGGGGCCCACCCGGCGTTCCGCTGCCCGCTGATGCCGGAGGAGAAGTTCGAGGACTACTTTTTCCACTTCGACCACCCCGTGACGTTGGAGCGCCACTTGCTGCAGGGCGGCCTGCTCACGGGCCAAACGGCGCCCGTATTGCACGAGGAAACCGAAATGCCCCTGACCTACGAGCTGTTTGCCCAGGATGCGCTGGTGTTTAAGCACTTCGACTTTACCCACCTCACCCTGCGCAGCTTCGCCTCCGACCGGGCCGTGCGCCTGCGCTTCGACGGCTTTCCCTTCCTGGGCCTCTGGACAAAAGAAAAAGGCGCGCCCTTCGTGTGCGTGGAGCCCTGGCAGGGCATAGCCGGCGCGGTGGGCGGCCCGGTAGAGCTGGCCGACAAAGAAGGCATCCTGACGCTGCGGCCCGGCCAAACCTACGCGGCGGAGTATTCCATTGCCGTAGTTTAA
- a CDS encoding GNAT family N-acetyltransferase, translated as MTTPSVAIRPITPEQTYPLRHAVLWPDKPREYVQVENDGAGYHFGAFLGEELVAVISLFVDAGQARFRKFATAPEWQKQGIGSRLLERVMQEARQLGAGQLWCDARQDAAAFYQRFGMVGEGPVFYKGDIPYQRMRVGL; from the coding sequence ATGACTACGCCCTCAGTTGCCATTCGCCCCATTACCCCCGAGCAGACCTACCCGCTGCGCCACGCGGTACTCTGGCCCGATAAGCCTCGGGAGTATGTGCAGGTCGAAAATGACGGAGCTGGCTACCATTTCGGCGCTTTTCTGGGCGAGGAGCTGGTAGCCGTTATTTCCCTGTTCGTGGATGCCGGGCAGGCCCGCTTCCGCAAGTTTGCCACCGCGCCCGAGTGGCAAAAGCAGGGCATTGGCTCCCGGTTGCTGGAGCGCGTCATGCAGGAGGCCCGGCAGCTGGGCGCCGGCCAGCTGTGGTGCGACGCCCGCCAAGATGCTGCGGCCTTTTACCAGCGCTTTGGCATGGTGGGCGAAGGGCCGGTATTTTACAAAGGCGACATTCCTTACCAGCGCATGCGCGTCGGGCTGTAG
- a CDS encoding TonB-dependent receptor yields the protein MKNLLVLGSAALALPFLTPQAAWAQGPVAGTVTDARTGTALPGATVLLDGAVVGATDATGAFAVPAVPAGAHELRITFLGYDALRQPLQGQAAEQRLTLGLRSGGILTGEALVTASRANDRTATAYTNVSKEELARRNFGQDIPYLLDQTPSVVVNSDAGAGVGYTDIRIRGTSNTGINMTINGVPLNDAESHGSFLVNLPDLASSISSLQVQRGVGTSQNGGAAFGASINVSTLENRTEAYGETQNSAGSFNTWKNTVQFGTGLLGRHFTVDGRLSRIATDGYMNRAASDLKSYYLSAGFQAKNTLVKFITFSGREKTYQAWNGVPEPLITGNRQLLQQFIDNGELSEADAARGLQEGRRYSYYTYDNQTDNYQQNHYQLHLAQGLGPDWNIGAALHLTRGFGYYESYRANRKLVDYNLPNVVIGSETIKRTNLVDRKWLDNYFYGGTFALNYQPRANDKLQATLGGAWNQFTNDHYGEVIWAQYASTGNIRHRYYFNDALKTDYNAYARATYLVLPQLSLYGDLQVRRIRYDIDGVEGQNRDVTTREKYLFVNPKAGATFTVAEGQQLYASFARGQREPVRSDFTDRPAGQPKARAERLNDFEGGYRLNRPNTDLLGPNTALHLEANYFYMQYRNQLVATGRLDSVGNALRTNVDRSYRTGVELTGFAGLNDKLSLSSTLTLSRNRILGFREVIYNADYEPVQATEARTTTISYSPSVVSAHTLEGQPVKGLRLALLYKTVSEQFLDNTASAAKRIAPYQVLDFRVRYSIRPVFVKEIELGLLVNNVLNREYVANGYTYGYPGADGRQQIFNFYFPQATRNFLASVGVKF from the coding sequence TTGAAAAATTTATTGGTTTTGGGAAGCGCCGCCCTGGCGTTGCCCTTCCTGACGCCCCAGGCTGCCTGGGCCCAGGGCCCCGTGGCCGGCACCGTGACGGATGCCCGCACCGGCACCGCCCTGCCCGGCGCCACAGTTCTGCTCGATGGCGCCGTCGTGGGGGCTACGGATGCTACGGGGGCATTTGCGGTGCCCGCCGTACCGGCCGGCGCCCACGAGCTGCGCATCACCTTTCTGGGCTACGACGCCTTGCGCCAGCCCCTGCAGGGCCAGGCCGCTGAGCAGCGCCTCACGCTCGGGCTGCGCTCGGGCGGCATCCTGACCGGGGAGGCCCTGGTCACGGCCTCGCGGGCCAACGACCGGACCGCCACAGCCTACACCAACGTGAGCAAAGAGGAGCTGGCCCGGCGCAATTTCGGCCAGGACATTCCCTACCTGCTCGACCAGACGCCCTCGGTGGTCGTCAACTCCGACGCCGGGGCGGGCGTGGGCTACACCGATATCCGCATCCGGGGCACCAGCAACACGGGCATCAACATGACCATCAACGGGGTGCCGCTGAACGATGCGGAGTCGCACGGCTCGTTCCTGGTGAATTTGCCCGACCTGGCTTCGTCCATCAGCAGCCTGCAGGTGCAGCGCGGGGTGGGTACCAGCCAGAACGGCGGGGCCGCTTTCGGGGCCAGCATCAACGTCTCGACCCTGGAAAACCGGACCGAGGCCTACGGCGAAACCCAGAACAGCGCGGGTTCCTTCAACACCTGGAAAAATACCGTGCAGTTTGGCACTGGTCTGCTGGGCCGGCACTTTACCGTGGATGGCCGCCTCTCGCGCATCGCCACCGACGGCTACATGAACCGGGCGGCGTCGGATCTGAAGTCGTACTACCTCTCGGCGGGCTTCCAGGCCAAGAATACGCTGGTCAAGTTCATTACCTTCTCGGGCCGCGAGAAAACCTACCAGGCCTGGAACGGCGTGCCCGAGCCCCTTATTACCGGCAACCGGCAGCTGCTCCAGCAGTTCATCGACAACGGGGAGCTGAGCGAGGCCGACGCCGCCCGGGGCCTGCAGGAAGGCCGGCGCTACAGCTACTACACCTACGATAACCAGACCGACAACTACCAGCAGAACCACTACCAGCTCCACCTGGCGCAGGGGCTGGGCCCGGACTGGAACATCGGCGCGGCCCTGCACCTGACCCGCGGCTTTGGCTACTACGAAAGCTATAGGGCCAACCGCAAGCTGGTGGACTACAACCTGCCCAACGTGGTTATCGGCTCCGAAACCATTAAGCGCACCAACCTGGTGGACCGCAAGTGGCTCGACAACTACTTCTACGGCGGCACCTTTGCCCTCAACTACCAGCCCCGCGCCAACGACAAGCTGCAAGCCACCCTGGGCGGGGCCTGGAACCAGTTTACCAACGACCACTACGGCGAGGTAATCTGGGCCCAATACGCCTCCACGGGCAACATTCGCCACCGCTACTACTTCAACGACGCCCTCAAAACCGACTACAACGCCTACGCCCGCGCCACCTACCTGGTGCTGCCCCAGCTGAGCTTGTACGGCGACTTGCAGGTGCGGCGCATCCGGTACGACATCGACGGGGTGGAGGGGCAAAACCGCGACGTGACGACCCGGGAAAAGTACCTGTTCGTTAACCCCAAGGCCGGCGCGACCTTCACCGTGGCCGAGGGCCAGCAGCTCTACGCCAGCTTTGCCCGCGGGCAGCGGGAGCCGGTGCGCTCCGACTTCACCGACCGGCCCGCCGGGCAGCCCAAGGCCCGGGCCGAGCGGCTCAACGACTTTGAGGGCGGCTACCGCCTCAACCGCCCGAATACGGACTTGTTGGGTCCCAACACGGCCCTGCACCTGGAGGCCAACTACTTCTACATGCAGTACCGCAACCAGCTGGTAGCCACCGGCCGCCTCGACTCGGTGGGCAATGCCCTGCGCACCAACGTGGACCGCAGCTACCGCACGGGCGTGGAGCTGACCGGCTTTGCCGGCCTGAACGACAAACTCAGCCTGAGCTCCACGCTGACGCTGAGCCGCAACCGGATTCTGGGCTTCCGGGAGGTAATCTACAACGCCGATTATGAGCCCGTCCAGGCCACCGAGGCCCGCACGACTACCATTTCGTATTCGCCCAGTGTCGTTTCGGCCCACACGCTGGAGGGGCAACCCGTGAAAGGCCTGCGCCTGGCTTTGCTCTACAAAACCGTCAGTGAGCAGTTTCTCGACAACACGGCCAGCGCCGCCAAGCGCATTGCGCCCTATCAGGTGCTCGACTTCCGGGTGCGCTACAGCATCCGGCCGGTGTTCGTGAAGGAAATCGAGCTGGGCCTGCTGGTGAATAACGTGCTGAACCGCGAGTACGTGGCCAACGGCTACACCTACGGCTACCCCGGCGCCGACGGCCGCCAGCAGATTTTCAACTTCTACTTCCCCCAGGCCACCCGCAACTTCCTGGCCTCGGTCGGCGTGAAGTTTTAA
- a CDS encoding APC family permease, giving the protein MSHEKKLNELEATAICGNDISSSCLYVSALAIAYAGQYAWIALLIVGAVLYLFRTIYGEVVGALPLNGGAYNVLLNTTSKRNAALAACLTILSYMATAVISASEAMHYLHTLWHGLPIIGATLGLLGLFLVLTILGISESAKVAVAIFLVHLVSLLLLVGCTVWYLFTHGFDNLHLNFSLPVKGGSVLTALFYGFSAAMLGISGFESSANFVEEQARGVFPKTLRNMWVVVSFFNPVIAFLVVAAMPLSEVGQHTETLLSYLGTTTGGRWLGMLISVDAVAVLSGAVLTSFVGVSGLMQRMTLDRILPQFFLKANKAGSNYLILITFFLLCVSVLLITNGELGPLSGVYTISFLSVMAFFALGNFLLKSKRPKLPRPVYAGILTVVLALVGILVALYGNIKIHPDYLIVFLQYFLPTMALVYIMLNRTAILNLLLAAVESAAKHSPRFSRLGRLFVKRQLKELHKQEFVFFTKGDNVSNLNKVMAYVVENEFTNRLKIVTLLKPGEQYPQELLTDIGVLDRAYEQIEVDFVTIDGKFGPELIDRLSTEWNIPKNFMFIGSPGNQFPYHISELGGVRLII; this is encoded by the coding sequence ATGAGTCACGAAAAGAAACTAAACGAGCTCGAAGCCACGGCCATCTGCGGCAACGACATTTCCTCCTCGTGCCTGTACGTCTCGGCCCTGGCCATAGCCTACGCCGGCCAATACGCCTGGATTGCCCTGCTCATTGTGGGCGCGGTGCTGTATCTGTTCCGCACGATTTACGGCGAAGTCGTCGGCGCTTTGCCCCTCAACGGCGGGGCCTACAACGTGCTGCTCAACACGACCAGTAAGCGCAATGCCGCCTTGGCCGCCTGCCTGACCATTCTGTCCTACATGGCCACGGCCGTTATTTCGGCTTCGGAGGCCATGCACTACCTGCATACGCTCTGGCACGGGCTGCCCATCATCGGGGCCACGCTGGGGCTGCTGGGCCTGTTTCTGGTGCTCACCATTCTGGGTATTTCCGAGTCGGCGAAGGTGGCGGTGGCTATTTTCCTGGTCCACCTGGTGTCGCTGCTGCTGCTGGTGGGCTGCACCGTCTGGTACTTGTTTACCCACGGCTTCGACAACCTGCACCTGAACTTTTCGCTGCCCGTGAAGGGCGGCAGCGTGCTGACGGCGCTGTTTTACGGCTTCAGCGCGGCCATGCTGGGCATTTCGGGCTTCGAAAGCTCGGCCAACTTCGTGGAGGAGCAGGCCCGGGGCGTGTTTCCCAAAACCCTGCGCAACATGTGGGTGGTGGTCAGCTTTTTCAACCCCGTCATTGCCTTCCTGGTGGTGGCGGCCATGCCCCTGAGCGAAGTCGGGCAGCACACCGAGACGCTGCTCTCGTACCTGGGTACTACCACCGGCGGCCGGTGGCTGGGCATGCTCATTTCGGTGGATGCGGTGGCCGTGCTCAGCGGGGCCGTGCTAACCTCGTTCGTGGGCGTGAGCGGGCTGATGCAGCGCATGACCCTGGACCGGATTCTGCCCCAGTTTTTTCTCAAGGCCAACAAAGCCGGCAGCAACTACCTCATCCTGATTACCTTTTTCCTGCTCTGCGTATCGGTGCTGCTCATTACCAACGGGGAGCTGGGGCCCCTGTCGGGGGTGTATACCATTTCGTTTTTGTCGGTCATGGCCTTTTTCGCGCTGGGCAACTTCCTGCTCAAGAGCAAGCGGCCCAAGCTCCCCCGGCCGGTGTACGCGGGTATTCTCACGGTGGTGCTGGCCCTGGTGGGCATCCTGGTGGCTTTGTACGGCAACATCAAGATTCACCCCGACTACCTGATTGTGTTCCTGCAGTACTTCCTGCCCACCATGGCCCTGGTCTACATCATGCTCAACCGCACGGCCATTCTGAACCTGCTGCTGGCGGCGGTGGAGTCGGCGGCCAAGCACTCCCCGCGGTTTTCGCGCCTGGGCCGGCTGTTTGTGAAGCGGCAGCTAAAGGAGCTCCACAAGCAGGAATTCGTGTTTTTCACCAAGGGCGACAATGTCTCGAACCTCAACAAGGTGATGGCCTACGTGGTGGAGAATGAGTTTACCAACCGCCTCAAAATCGTGACCCTGCTCAAGCCGGGCGAGCAGTACCCGCAGGAGCTGCTCACCGACATCGGGGTGCTGGACCGCGCCTACGAGCAGATTGAGGTGGATTTCGTCACCATCGACGGCAAGTTCGGCCCCGAGCTGATTGACCGGCTCTCCACGGAGTGGAATATTCCCAAGAACTTCATGTTCATCGGCTCCCCCGGCAACCAGTTTCCCTACCACATTTCCGAGCTGGGCGGCGTGCGGCTCATTATTTAA
- a CDS encoding acyl-CoA dehydrogenase family protein, whose protein sequence is MSSQSDVLSPKAKAEHRSGSLNAAGFTDYYDIDGLLTEEHKLIRQSIRDFVKKEISPSIEKWAQDNHFPSEIVKKFGDVGAFGPTIPTEYGGGGLDYISYGLIMQEIERGDSGMRSTASVQGSLVMYPIYAYGSEEQRKKYLPKLASGEWLGCFGLTEPDHGSNPGGMVTNIKDMGDYYLLNGAKLWISNSPEAQVAVVWAKNEQGRIKGLIVERGMEGFTTPEIHNKWSLRASCTGELVFDNVKVPKENLLPNVEGLRGPLGCLDSARYGIAWGAIGVAIDCYESALKYSLEREQFGKPIAAFQLQQKKLAEMITEITKAQLMVWRLGMLKNEGKATSAQISMAKRNSVDMALQVAREARQIHGGMGITGEYPIMRHMMNLESVITYEGTHDIHLLITGADITGIQAFK, encoded by the coding sequence ATGTCATCCCAATCCGACGTCCTCTCGCCCAAGGCTAAAGCCGAGCACCGCAGCGGCTCGTTGAACGCCGCCGGCTTCACCGATTACTACGACATCGACGGCCTGCTGACCGAGGAGCACAAGCTCATTCGCCAGAGCATCCGCGACTTTGTCAAGAAGGAAATCAGCCCCAGCATCGAGAAGTGGGCCCAGGACAATCATTTTCCCTCCGAAATCGTCAAGAAGTTCGGCGACGTGGGCGCTTTCGGGCCCACCATCCCGACCGAGTACGGCGGCGGCGGCCTCGACTACATCAGCTACGGCCTGATCATGCAGGAAATTGAGCGCGGCGACTCCGGCATGCGCTCCACGGCCTCGGTGCAGGGCTCGTTGGTGATGTACCCGATTTACGCCTACGGCTCGGAGGAGCAGCGCAAGAAGTACCTGCCCAAGCTGGCCTCGGGCGAGTGGCTGGGCTGCTTCGGCCTCACCGAGCCCGACCACGGCTCCAACCCCGGCGGTATGGTCACCAATATCAAGGATATGGGCGACTACTACCTGCTCAACGGCGCCAAGCTCTGGATCAGTAACTCGCCCGAGGCGCAAGTAGCCGTGGTGTGGGCCAAAAACGAGCAGGGCCGCATCAAGGGCCTGATTGTGGAGCGCGGCATGGAAGGCTTTACCACCCCCGAAATTCACAACAAGTGGAGCCTGCGCGCCTCCTGCACCGGCGAGCTGGTGTTCGACAACGTGAAGGTGCCCAAGGAAAACCTGCTGCCCAACGTGGAAGGTCTGCGCGGCCCGCTCGGCTGCCTCGACTCGGCCCGCTACGGCATTGCCTGGGGCGCCATCGGCGTGGCCATCGACTGCTACGAGTCGGCCCTGAAGTATTCCCTGGAGCGCGAGCAGTTCGGCAAGCCGATTGCCGCCTTCCAGCTCCAGCAGAAGAAGCTGGCCGAAATGATTACCGAAATCACCAAGGCCCAGCTGATGGTGTGGCGCCTGGGCATGCTCAAGAATGAGGGCAAAGCCACCAGCGCCCAGATCAGCATGGCCAAGCGCAACTCCGTGGACATGGCCCTGCAGGTAGCCCGCGAAGCCCGCCAGATTCACGGTGGCATGGGCATTACGGGCGAGTATCCCATCATGCGCCACATGATGAACCTGGAGTCGGTCATCACCTACGAAGGCACCCACGACATTCACCTGCTCATCACCGGCGCCGACATTACCGGGATTCAGGCGTTTAAGTAG